The DNA region CGGCAAGGAAGCCGTGGCCGCCTATCGCGCCAATCCGCCGGATATCGTCATCACGGACATCATCATGCCCGGACAGGACGGCGTGGAGACCATCCACACCATCCGGCGCGAGTTCCCGAACGCCAAGATCATCGCCATCTCGGGCGGCAGCGCGAACATCCGCGGCGAGTATCTGCTGGGCACCGCCGACGCGCTCGGCGCCTTGAAGACCTTCAGCAAGCCTGTCGATGTGGGCGAGCTGCTCGACGCCATCGACAGCCTGATGAGCTAGAGAACACACCCATGGCACACATCCTTATCGTTGAAGATGAAACGTCCGTGCGAGCCATGCTGCGCGAATCACTTGCGATGGAAGGGTACGAGGTGGATGAGGCGGCTAACGGCAGAGAAGGCCTGGCCGCCATGGAAACCAGGCCGGCCGATGTGGTCGTCACCGACATCCACATGCCGGAGCAGGAAGGTTTGCAGTTCATCAAGGATCTGCGGCAGCGTTACCCGGAGACCAAGATCGTAGCCATCTCCGGCGGCGCGCCGGGGATCAAGTCGGGTTGCAACCTGGAGCTCGCTTCCATGTTCGGCGCGCATATCACCTGCGCCAAACCCGTGGACATCGACGCGCTGTTGATGATGATCCGCGGCTTTGAAGCAGCCTAGCCGTTCGCCGTATCATCAAGACGCCGCGTACACCCCACCTATCCTGAATTGACCGCCGCCGCGGCCTGGCACTGGTCGCGGCGACGGCATGCTTTGCGTCGTCCGCCTCCGACGTCGCATGCGCTACGGCTTATTGCGGTGGTTGCAGATGCTATTGCGGGGCGAGCCTGTCCTGCATATTTCGAAGCCAGGCCGGCGCGCTCACTCGGCCTCTTCCACCACCAGGGAGGCAAAGCCCTCGGCCTTGCTGAACTTCCGGGACGCCTGCTCGGCCTCGTCAAGGCTCTCGTACCGGCCCATGCGCACGGAGTACCAGCCGCCCATGGCGTCCTCGACATCCACGATGACCGGGTCGTAGCCCTTGCGTCGTAGCGTCTCCACGTAGCGTTCGGCCTCGCTGTGCACCCGCGTGGACGCGATCTGCACCGCATAGGTCACACGTTCCGCCTGGCCGGCGGCCGCGCCGCCATCGCCCTGCTCGTCGTTCTCGCCAAACAGGGGGGGCAGCGGCTCCACCCCGGAGTCCGGCTCCTCCTGCACGAGCACCACCGTGGCGTTGTGTCCGGTCAGGGCCTCGGCCCTGGCGGCCAGCTCTCGCGCCGTGCGGGTGTCGGCCACGTTGTCGATGCGCACCTCGTATCCGCCCTTGTCCAGACGATGGACCACGGCGTTCAGATCCGCGGCCGTCAGCGTATCCGCGATTTCCTGCGCCTCGGACCGCCTGCGTGTGTTGGCCGCCAGCACATGGACGCCCGTCTTCTCGGGCATGCGCACCGGCTGGGAAGGCGCCATGCGCGGCCTGGGCGCGCCCTCTCCCCGGGCTCTCCAGCCACGGCCGTCGGCAGGCTGGTCCAGCTCCTCGTCATCCGGTGGACCGAACATGCCCTCCGGCATCTTGGCCACCTCATCGATGGTGGGCACGTCCGCCAGCGTCTGTTCGGATTGCTGCAACGCATCCAGCGCCAGGGAGTCCACGTCGTGGGACATGGCCGCGAGAGATGGATCGTAGCCCGCCGCAGCGGCCGCGGCGGCGCTCCCCCCACGCGCCAGCGCCTGCAGCGGCGCGAGCTTGATAAGGAACGGCGGGTTCTCCGGCGCATCGATCCCGGCGAGCATCTCCTGCGCCCCGGCCAGCGTTACTGGCGGCCCGATCACGGCAAAGAGCCAATCCTTGCCTAGACGGAAACGGTGCACCTCGGCCTGGATGCCGGTCTTTTCCTGCACGGCTCCGGCATGCCTGGTCGCAGCGTGGCCGGAGCTCAACAGCGCCAGCAGAACGCCGTATCCGCCCACGGGCTTTGCCGCCGGAACAACGCCCGTAGTATCAGTGGCGCTATCCATTGTCTTATCCACTGCCGCGTCATCCACGGCGGCGCTATCCGATACCTTGTCATCCTGGACCGCAGGGCTCTTTGTAGCGGGCTGACGGAGCTCCTCGGGCAACGCCGGCACCTCGTCCAGGCTGGGATCGCTGGGAAGGTCGAACGCCCCGGCGTTCCGGGCGGCGGCCATATCCTGACCGCCCGGCATATCGCCCATGCCCGGATTTTGCCCGCTTTCCGAAGCTTGACTCTGGGCACCGGCCAGGGCTGCGGCCACGTCCGATTCCGTTTCGCCCCAGCCTGCGGA from Oceanidesulfovibrio marinus includes:
- a CDS encoding DUF3859 domain-containing protein; translated protein: MNPFADTRPACLRFRARQDRAVSLPQPSFRLWMLFALPLAVLLILPAAAAHAQQPDGNASQSVNATQPGLLETDAVNTEQSAAVNATQTEEPGPVDSQEPGAENATQSGAPAPKAAEQPAESPGKLSAQMLEAGVFESTWTGDSPGEGVCMPPALRLEESTDSVTATLLSRFGFTYLLSGGPAREHRLQIVVTHPPIEDPETGENATMQTMEVAACPGTPAFAGWTFTTSQELVPGTWSVELRQEGRMLLRRDFQVTRGLEYPQMQLGYSLSGDDNATDEFLLTRQQVWQVLTEAGLGVEETAGVFVDKAAAEERAGQCRRQGKGAEVLNAGGVGAGAFLVQCTDFTRLSGAAASAANATGANETLVDDASAGWGETESDVAAALAGAQSQASESGQNPGMGDMPGGQDMAAARNAGAFDLPSDPSLDEVPALPEELRQPATKSPAVQDDKVSDSAAVDDAAVDKTMDSATDTTGVVPAAKPVGGYGVLLALLSSGHAATRHAGAVQEKTGIQAEVHRFRLGKDWLFAVIGPPVTLAGAQEMLAGIDAPENPPFLIKLAPLQALARGGSAAAAAAAGYDPSLAAMSHDVDSLALDALQQSEQTLADVPTIDEVAKMPEGMFGPPDDEELDQPADGRGWRARGEGAPRPRMAPSQPVRMPEKTGVHVLAANTRRRSEAQEIADTLTAADLNAVVHRLDKGGYEVRIDNVADTRTARELAARAEALTGHNATVVLVQEEPDSGVEPLPPLFGENDEQGDGGAAAGQAERVTYAVQIASTRVHSEAERYVETLRRKGYDPVIVDVEDAMGGWYSVRMGRYESLDEAEQASRKFSKAEGFASLVVEEAE
- a CDS encoding response regulator, whose protein sequence is MAHILIVEDETSVRAMLRESLAMEGYEVDEAANGREGLAAMETRPADVVVTDIHMPEQEGLQFIKDLRQRYPETKIVAISGGAPGIKSGCNLELASMFGAHITCAKPVDIDALLMMIRGFEAA
- a CDS encoding response regulator, with translation MAHVLLVEDDSQVREMLLETLKQEGHDVTEASNGKEAVAAYRANPPDIVITDIIMPGQDGVETIHTIRREFPNAKIIAISGGSANIRGEYLLGTADALGALKTFSKPVDVGELLDAIDSLMS